The Choristoneura fumiferana chromosome 10, NRCan_CFum_1, whole genome shotgun sequence genome has a segment encoding these proteins:
- the LOC141431554 gene encoding LOW QUALITY PROTEIN: parkin coregulated gene protein homolog (The sequence of the model RefSeq protein was modified relative to this genomic sequence to represent the inferred CDS: deleted 1 base in 1 codon), whose amino-acid sequence MTVPPVLPPCVPINCGKDFRQSLKKPSPNYPHGQKARKPRLVPAFTIQAMQKNTRVIPPKKSGLFDLKPLKPSMFRRSYSRGEFPVTIEFTNFGKRLSWKVPIEKLDFHHYLPMFFDGMAEAAYPYSFIVEQGINDLVSKGSYKILPVVPQLIIPIKSALATKRPSVICHVLKCIQMIVTGSDRVGEALVPYYRQILPVLNLFKNKNVNMGEGIDHSTSRGENVGDLIEDTLQILERYGGPDAFINIKYMIPTYESCVLN is encoded by the exons ATGACCGTGCCACCAGTGTTGCCTCCTTGTGTACCGATTAACTGCGGGAAGGATTTTCGGCAATCCCTGAAGAAGCCCAGCCCGAACTATCCTCATGGACAAAAGGCGAGGAAACCTAG GCTTGTGCCAGCTTTTACCATACAGGCGATGCAAAAGAACACGCGAGTGATACCGCCGAAGAAGAGCGGGCTCTTTGACCTCAAGCCCCTCAAACCATCCATGTTCAGGAGGTCTTACTCCAGAGGAGAGTTCCCAGTTACCATTGAGTTCACCAATTTTGGTAAACGACTCAGTTGGAAG GTGCCGATAGAGAAGTTGGACTTCCATCACTATCTGCCCATGTTCTTTGACGGCATG GCAGAAGCAGCGTACCCGTACAGCTTCATTGTAGAACAGGGCATCAACGACTTGGTCTCCAAGGGATCCTACAAGATCCTGCCTGTAGTACCGCAACTCATAATACCCATCAAAA gTGCTTTAGCGACGAAGAGGCCCAGCGTGATATGCCACGTGTTGAAATGCATCCAAATGATAGTAACCGGGTCAGATAGAGTGGGAGAGGCGCTGGTACCTTACTATCGGCAGATACTACCCGTCTTGAATCTCTTCAAGAACAAGAATG TAAACATGGGCGAAGGCATCGACCATTCGACAAGCCGAGGCGAAAACGTTGGCGATCTGATAGAGGACACACTACAGATCCTAGAACGCTACGGGGGACCGGACGCCTTCATAAACATCAAATACATGATACCTACATACGAGTCCTGCGTTCTTAACTAG